A single Thiohalobacter thiocyanaticus DNA region contains:
- the cutA gene encoding divalent-cation tolerance protein CutA → MKDKYCIVLVTAPEADARTIARALVAQDLAACVNIVANLTSVYRWQGEVEEDTEQLLVIKTRRDVLEALKAAVLEAHPYELPEIIAVPIVDGLSGYLDWIDESVLLQ, encoded by the coding sequence ATGAAGGACAAATACTGCATCGTGCTGGTTACCGCACCGGAAGCCGACGCCCGCACCATCGCCCGTGCCCTGGTGGCCCAGGATCTGGCGGCCTGCGTGAACATCGTGGCGAATCTCACTTCGGTCTACCGCTGGCAGGGCGAGGTGGAGGAGGACACCGAGCAGCTGCTGGTGATCAAGACCCGCCGCGATGTCCTGGAGGCCCTGAAGGCGGCCGTGCTGGAAGCCCATCCCTATGAACTTCCGGAAATTATCGCAGTCCCAATTGTGGATGGCCTGAGCGGCTACCTGGACTGGATCGACGAGAGCGTACTGCTTCAATGA
- a CDS encoding FxsA family protein, which produces MNPFAVLLLLFLSVPLVEIYFLIKVGGWIGAVPTVFMVVFTAVLGALLLRFQGFSTLQRLQLSMARGELPAVEMLEGVVLVISGVLLLTPGFFTDALGFLGLIPPLRQALIRAWIARQLGGGPPPGAGPAGGQPKGPVTLEGEYTRENDK; this is translated from the coding sequence ATGAATCCCTTCGCCGTACTGCTCCTGCTGTTTCTCAGCGTCCCCCTGGTCGAGATCTATTTCCTGATCAAGGTCGGGGGCTGGATCGGCGCCGTCCCCACGGTTTTCATGGTCGTATTCACCGCCGTGCTGGGGGCCCTGCTGCTGCGCTTCCAGGGCTTTTCCACCCTGCAGCGGCTGCAGCTGTCCATGGCCCGCGGCGAACTGCCGGCGGTGGAGATGCTGGAAGGGGTGGTGCTGGTCATCAGCGGCGTCCTGCTGCTGACCCCGGGCTTTTTCACCGACGCCCTGGGCTTTCTCGGCCTGATCCCGCCCCTGCGCCAGGCCCTGATCCGGGCCTGGATCGCCCGTCAGCTGGGCGGCGGACCGCCGCCGGGCGCCGGCCCCGCCGGCGGCCAGCCCAAGGGGCCGGTGACGCTGGAAGGCGAATATACGCGTGAAAATGATAAATAA
- the groES gene encoding co-chaperone GroES gives MNIRPLHDRVIIKRMEEERTTAGGIVIPDSATEKPIRGEVVAVGNGKILENGELRPLDIKVGDKVLFGKYSGTEVKVEDQDLLVMREEDVMAVIEG, from the coding sequence ATGAATATTCGTCCGTTGCATGATCGCGTGATCATCAAGCGTATGGAAGAAGAACGCACCACGGCCGGTGGGATCGTGATCCCGGACTCGGCAACCGAAAAGCCCATCCGCGGTGAGGTGGTTGCCGTCGGTAACGGCAAGATCCTGGAGAACGGCGAACTGCGTCCGCTGGACATCAAGGTCGGCGACAAGGTCCTGTTCGGCAAGTACTCCGGCACCGAGGTCAAGGTTGAGGACCAGGATCTGCTGGTCATGCGTGAAGAAGACGTGATGGCCGTCATCGAGGGCTGA
- the groL gene encoding chaperonin GroEL (60 kDa chaperone family; promotes refolding of misfolded polypeptides especially under stressful conditions; forms two stacked rings of heptamers to form a barrel-shaped 14mer; ends can be capped by GroES; misfolded proteins enter the barrel where they are refolded when GroES binds) — MSAKEVRFSDDARQRMVKGVNILANAVKVTLGPKGRNVVLEKAFGAPTVTKDGVSVAKEIELKDKFENMGAQMVKEVASQTSDVAGDGTTTATVLAQSIFKEGMKAVAAGMNPMDLKRGIDKAVIAAVEELKKLSNPCSDTKAIAQVGTISANSDESIGKTIADAMEKVGKEGVITVEEGTSLYNELDVVEGMQFDRGYLSPYFVNNQQSMSAELDDPYILIHDKKISNIRELLPVLEGVAKAGKPLMIIAEDIEGEALATLVVNSIRGIVKVCAVKAPGFGDRRKAMLQDVAVLTGGTVISEETGMSLEKATLDELGNAKKVQVTKENTTIIDGVGKKEDIEARVTQIRTQIEEATSDYDREKLQERVAKLAGGVAVIKVGAATEMEMKEKKARVEDALHATRAAVEEGVVPGGGVALIRARAGIAKLTGDNHDQDVGINIARRAMEEPLRQIVGNTGEEPSVILAKVEEGSGNYGYNAATGEYADMIEMGILDPTKVTRSALQNAASVSGLMITTECMVADMPEEGEGAGAGAPDMGGMGGMGGMGMM, encoded by the coding sequence ATGTCAGCGAAAGAAGTCAGATTCAGTGATGATGCGCGTCAGCGCATGGTCAAGGGCGTGAACATCCTGGCCAACGCGGTCAAGGTCACCCTGGGCCCGAAGGGCCGTAACGTGGTGCTGGAGAAGGCCTTCGGCGCTCCCACCGTGACCAAGGACGGCGTCTCCGTCGCCAAGGAGATCGAGCTCAAGGACAAGTTCGAGAACATGGGTGCCCAGATGGTCAAGGAAGTCGCTTCCCAGACTTCTGATGTGGCCGGTGACGGCACCACCACCGCGACCGTGCTGGCCCAGAGCATCTTCAAGGAAGGCATGAAGGCCGTGGCCGCCGGCATGAACCCGATGGACCTCAAGCGCGGCATCGACAAGGCCGTGATCGCCGCCGTCGAGGAACTGAAGAAGCTCTCCAACCCCTGCTCCGACACCAAGGCCATCGCCCAGGTCGGCACCATTTCCGCCAACTCCGACGAGTCCATCGGCAAGACCATCGCCGATGCCATGGAGAAGGTCGGCAAGGAAGGTGTGATCACCGTCGAGGAAGGCACCTCCCTGTACAACGAGCTGGACGTGGTCGAGGGCATGCAGTTCGACCGCGGCTACCTGTCGCCGTACTTCGTCAACAACCAGCAGAGCATGAGCGCCGAGCTGGATGACCCCTACATCCTGATCCACGACAAGAAGATCTCCAACATCCGCGAGCTGCTGCCGGTGCTGGAAGGCGTGGCCAAGGCCGGCAAGCCGCTGATGATCATCGCCGAGGACATCGAGGGCGAAGCCCTGGCCACCCTGGTGGTCAACAGCATCCGCGGCATCGTCAAGGTCTGCGCCGTCAAGGCCCCGGGCTTCGGCGACCGCCGCAAGGCCATGCTGCAGGATGTCGCGGTCCTGACCGGCGGTACCGTGATCTCCGAAGAGACCGGTATGAGCCTGGAGAAGGCCACCCTGGATGAGCTGGGCAACGCCAAGAAGGTGCAGGTCACCAAGGAAAACACCACCATTATCGACGGTGTCGGCAAGAAGGAAGACATCGAGGCGCGCGTGACCCAGATCCGCACCCAGATCGAGGAGGCCACCTCCGATTACGATCGCGAGAAGCTGCAGGAGCGCGTGGCCAAGCTGGCCGGCGGCGTGGCCGTGATCAAGGTCGGTGCCGCCACCGAGATGGAAATGAAGGAGAAGAAGGCGCGCGTCGAGGACGCCCTGCACGCCACCCGTGCGGCGGTCGAGGAAGGCGTGGTGCCGGGCGGCGGCGTGGCCCTGATCCGTGCCCGTGCCGGTATCGCGAAACTGACCGGCGACAACCACGATCAGGACGTCGGCATCAACATCGCCCGCCGCGCCATGGAAGAGCCGCTGCGTCAGATCGTCGGCAACACCGGTGAGGAGCCCTCCGTCATCCTGGCCAAGGTCGAGGAAGGCAGTGGCAACTACGGCTACAACGCCGCCACCGGCGAGTACGCCGACATGATCGAGATGGGTATCCTGGACCCGACCAAGGTGACCCGCTCGGCCCTGCAGAACGCCGCCTCCGTCTCCGGTCTGATGATCACCACCGAGTGCATGGTGGCTGACATGCCCGAGGAAGGCGAGGGCGCCGGCGCCGGCGCCCCCGACATGGGCGGCATGGGCGGCATGGGCGGTATGGGGATGATGTAA
- a CDS encoding protein-disulfide reductase DsbD — protein MHLTPLGSGLRRNDGKEATARGFPALRFLGLLLSLLLLPLQSHALWGDDELLSADEAFAISAEMAGPDRVRVTWDIADDFYMYRQRVQLHSDTAGVTVGTPEFPAGKMKQDETFGEVEVYFDKLSITAPVERTAGAPAEFVLRAVSQGCMESRGICYTPHTQKLTLALPAAAAASGDAAPPTGEQSFGGGGFGMESDLLDVDDAFQLETAVIDGNTLEARWEIAPGYYLYRDKFSFQLLEGEGVALGTADFPAGEMKDDETFGRVEVYHDGVTATLPLQRTATDPTAIRLSIGYQGCAEGRICYTPQTREVSLELPQAAATVAELSVDDSAAAAPPVTEQDRIAQSLASGNTPLVILTFFGFGLLLAFTPCVFPMIPILSSIIVGQGEDITTRRAFTLSLVYVLAMALTYTVAGVIAGLSGENLQAAFQNPWILGSFATVFVLLSLSMFGFYDLQIPASWQSKLSEISNKQQGGTLTGVAIMGFLSALIVGPCVAAPLAGALIYIGQTGDPYLGGAALFALSMGMGAPLLAIGTGAGKVLPRAGDWMNAIKATFGVLLLAVAIWMLERIIPTAAAMLLWAALLIISAIYMGAMDRLDVDASGWQKLFKGMGVVLLAWGVILLIGVAAGARDTLQPLRGLALAGGGTTAQAQAQGIEFKTIKSLDDLQREVAAASTQGRSVLLDFYADWCTDCHRMEKNTFSDPQVQQALANTVTLKADVTANDDIDKALLKHFRIPGPPSLILYDASGEELRRYRIMGYMGPEEFAAHVNAAFGG, from the coding sequence ATGCATCTGACCCCGCTGGGTTCCGGTCTGCGCCGGAACGACGGGAAAGAGGCCACGGCCAGGGGTTTCCCGGCACTGCGCTTCCTCGGCCTGCTGTTGTCCCTGTTGCTGCTGCCGCTGCAGTCCCACGCCCTCTGGGGCGATGACGAACTGCTGTCCGCCGACGAGGCCTTCGCCATCAGCGCCGAAATGGCCGGTCCGGACCGGGTGCGCGTGACCTGGGACATCGCCGACGACTTCTACATGTACCGCCAGCGGGTGCAGCTGCACTCCGATACCGCGGGGGTGACGGTCGGCACGCCGGAATTTCCTGCCGGCAAGATGAAGCAGGACGAGACCTTCGGCGAGGTGGAGGTCTACTTCGACAAACTCAGCATCACCGCGCCGGTGGAGCGCACCGCCGGTGCCCCGGCCGAGTTCGTGCTGCGCGCCGTCTCCCAGGGCTGCATGGAATCGCGCGGCATCTGCTACACCCCGCACACCCAGAAGCTCACCCTGGCCCTGCCCGCCGCGGCGGCCGCCAGCGGCGACGCCGCCCCGCCGACCGGCGAACAGAGCTTCGGCGGCGGCGGCTTCGGCATGGAGAGCGATCTGCTCGACGTCGACGACGCCTTCCAGCTGGAGACCGCCGTCATCGACGGCAATACCCTGGAGGCACGCTGGGAGATCGCCCCCGGCTACTATCTCTATCGCGACAAGTTCAGCTTTCAGCTGCTTGAGGGCGAAGGCGTGGCGCTGGGCACGGCCGACTTCCCCGCCGGCGAGATGAAGGACGACGAGACCTTCGGCCGGGTCGAGGTCTATCACGACGGCGTCACCGCCACCCTGCCGCTGCAGCGCACCGCGACCGACCCGACCGCCATCCGCCTGTCCATCGGCTACCAGGGCTGCGCCGAGGGCCGCATCTGCTACACCCCGCAGACCCGCGAGGTCAGCCTGGAACTGCCGCAGGCCGCCGCCACCGTCGCCGAGCTGAGTGTCGATGACAGCGCAGCCGCCGCCCCCCCGGTCACCGAACAGGACCGCATCGCCCAGAGCCTGGCCAGCGGCAACACACCGCTGGTGATCCTGACCTTCTTCGGCTTCGGCCTGCTGCTGGCCTTCACCCCCTGCGTGTTCCCGATGATCCCGATCCTGTCCTCGATCATCGTCGGCCAGGGCGAAGACATCACCACCCGGCGCGCCTTCACCCTGTCGCTGGTCTATGTGCTGGCCATGGCCCTGACCTACACCGTGGCCGGCGTGATCGCGGGCCTGTCCGGCGAGAACCTGCAGGCGGCCTTCCAGAACCCCTGGATCCTGGGCAGCTTCGCCACCGTGTTCGTGCTGCTGTCGCTGTCCATGTTCGGTTTCTACGATCTGCAGATACCGGCCTCCTGGCAGAGCAAGCTCAGCGAGATCAGCAACAAGCAGCAGGGCGGCACCCTCACCGGCGTGGCCATTATGGGCTTCCTGTCCGCGCTGATCGTCGGCCCCTGCGTGGCCGCGCCGCTGGCCGGCGCGCTGATCTACATCGGTCAGACCGGCGACCCCTACCTGGGCGGGGCGGCCCTGTTCGCCCTGAGCATGGGCATGGGCGCGCCGCTGCTGGCCATCGGCACCGGCGCGGGCAAGGTGCTGCCGCGCGCCGGCGACTGGATGAACGCCATCAAGGCCACCTTCGGCGTGCTGCTGCTGGCCGTGGCCATCTGGATGCTGGAGCGCATCATCCCCACCGCCGCCGCCATGCTGCTGTGGGCCGCCCTGCTCATCATCAGCGCCATCTACATGGGCGCCATGGACCGGCTGGACGTGGACGCCAGTGGCTGGCAGAAGCTGTTCAAGGGCATGGGGGTGGTGCTGCTGGCCTGGGGCGTGATCCTGCTCATCGGCGTGGCCGCCGGCGCCCGCGACACCCTGCAGCCGCTGCGCGGGCTGGCACTCGCCGGCGGCGGCACCACCGCCCAGGCCCAGGCGCAGGGCATCGAGTTCAAGACCATCAAGAGTCTGGATGACCTGCAACGCGAGGTCGCCGCCGCCTCGACTCAGGGCAGGAGCGTGCTGCTGGATTTCTATGCCGACTGGTGCACCGACTGTCACCGCATGGAGAAGAACACCTTCAGCGACCCGCAGGTGCAGCAGGCCCTGGCCAACACCGTGACGCTGAAGGCCGACGTCACCGCCAACGATGACATCGACAAGGCCCTGCTCAAGCATTTCCGCATCCCCGGCCCGCCCAGCCTGATCCTCTACGATGCCAGCGGCGAGGAACTGCGGCGCTATCGCATCATGGGCTACATGGGGCCTGAGGAGTTCGCCGCGCATGTGAATGCGGCGTTTGGGGGGTGA